A stretch of the Bacillus sp. (in: firmicutes) genome encodes the following:
- a CDS encoding Hsp20/alpha crystallin family protein: MDQFKNWQDWSKSLDSFLGDGFLSNFEGILQYHYFPQVNVYQTENELLVLASIPGLNDINNVDVYIDYQSLELKGDIHLRYKGYTLTQDELFNGHFERKIDLPFPVKDDRVDAVYQNGLLIIHLHRLIPDDMHRQRISVKKIED, encoded by the coding sequence ATGGATCAATTTAAAAACTGGCAAGACTGGAGCAAAAGTCTTGACTCTTTTTTAGGTGACGGTTTTTTAAGCAACTTCGAAGGCATCCTTCAATATCATTATTTTCCCCAAGTGAACGTGTATCAAACTGAAAATGAACTATTAGTTTTAGCCAGTATTCCTGGGTTAAATGACATCAATAATGTGGATGTCTATATTGATTACCAATCACTTGAACTAAAAGGTGACATCCATTTACGTTATAAAGGATATACATTAACCCAAGATGAATTATTTAATGGACATTTCGAAAGAAAAATAGATTTGCCATTTCCTGTGAAAGATGACCGTGTTGATGCCGTTTATCAAAACGGATTACTTATTATTCATCTTCATCGCCTAATCCCAGACGATATGCATAGACAGAGGATTTCTGTAAAAAAAATCGAGGATTAA
- a CDS encoding NETI motif-containing protein produces the protein MNEKQKKKKFEVQDGETISDCLHRMEREGYQPIRRMEEPVFIEVKENNKIIQQVHKQKIIFEGILK, from the coding sequence ATGAACGAAAAACAAAAAAAGAAAAAGTTTGAAGTGCAAGATGGTGAGACAATTTCTGACTGTTTACACAGAATGGAGAGGGAAGGCTATCAGCCCATTAGAAGAATGGAAGAGCCTGTTTTCATCGAAGTAAAGGAAAATAATAAAATCATTCAACAAGTCCATAAGCAAAAAATTATTTTTGAAGGAATATTGAAGTAG
- the hpaB gene encoding 4-hydroxyphenylacetate 3-monooxygenase, oxygenase component gives MGAINGNEFINRLNKRNTDLWIDGEKLKGKISEHPAFKGVIKTKASLYDLQHNPDLKEEMTFLSPETKEPIGLSYLQPVTKEDLIKRRRMIEHWARYTGGMMGRSPDYMNTVLMSFASSAALLKDRDNCFPENIQSLYEMAREKDLSFTHTFITPQVNRSQGYFGCSNEPISAKVIDKNEAGIVIKGARLLATQGGLTDEVLVFTVPRLFFDQDEAFAFSIPSDTKGLRFICRETFVGGESLFNHPLSSRYEEMDSILVFNNVLVPWNRVFFYDNIDAAGDLLTRSSFHNFAIHQVVTRQIVKTEFVLGLAELLVQTINVSEYQHIQEKLSEIIIGLETMKALLEKSENDAKIDEWGLMRPSATPLQVASNIFPRIYPRFSEIIQLIGASGMVSLPTEKAFHSAIKADLDQYLQATSKTAEDRIKIFRLAWDLTMSSFGTRQTQYERYFFGDPIRLSGDLYKAYPKDDYVREICKFLCLKIEK, from the coding sequence ATGGGAGCGATTAATGGAAATGAATTTATAAACCGATTAAATAAGCGAAATACTGATCTTTGGATAGACGGCGAAAAACTAAAGGGAAAGATATCTGAACACCCTGCCTTCAAAGGAGTAATAAAGACGAAAGCTTCCCTTTACGACTTACAACATAATCCAGATTTAAAAGAGGAAATGACTTTCTTATCACCAGAAACAAAAGAACCGATTGGACTTTCCTACTTACAACCAGTGACGAAAGAAGATTTGATTAAGAGGAGAAGAATGATTGAACATTGGGCAAGGTACACTGGTGGCATGATGGGAAGAAGCCCAGACTATATGAACACTGTACTAATGAGCTTTGCCTCATCTGCCGCCCTTTTAAAAGATAGAGACAATTGTTTTCCAGAAAATATTCAATCATTATATGAGATGGCAAGGGAAAAAGATCTTTCGTTTACGCATACCTTCATTACTCCACAAGTAAACCGTTCCCAAGGATATTTCGGATGCTCCAACGAGCCTATCTCTGCTAAAGTGATTGATAAAAATGAAGCAGGAATCGTTATAAAGGGCGCCCGACTTTTAGCTACTCAAGGCGGGTTAACGGATGAAGTATTAGTATTTACTGTCCCTAGATTGTTCTTTGATCAAGATGAAGCATTCGCTTTTTCCATCCCATCCGATACGAAAGGTTTAAGATTTATTTGTAGGGAAACTTTTGTTGGTGGAGAGTCTCTTTTTAATCATCCGTTAAGTTCACGATATGAAGAAATGGACTCTATTCTCGTCTTCAATAATGTGTTAGTTCCGTGGAATCGAGTATTTTTTTATGACAATATTGATGCAGCGGGGGATTTATTGACACGAAGCTCTTTTCATAACTTTGCAATACATCAAGTAGTGACTAGACAAATTGTGAAAACTGAGTTTGTTTTAGGGCTTGCTGAACTTCTTGTACAAACAATTAACGTTAGCGAGTATCAACATATTCAAGAAAAACTCTCAGAGATTATCATTGGTCTCGAAACGATGAAAGCCCTATTAGAAAAATCTGAAAATGATGCAAAAATCGATGAATGGGGACTTATGCGTCCGAGTGCTACCCCACTCCAAGTTGCTAGTAATATCTTTCCGAGAATTTATCCCCGATTCAGTGAGATTATTCAATTAATCGGGGCTAGTGGAATGGTATCTTTACCAACTGAAAAAGCCTTTCATTCTGCTATTAAGGCGGATCTCGATCAATATCTTCAAGCAACAAGCAAGACTGCGGAGGACCGAATTAAAATATTTCGTTTAGCTTGGGACCTTACAATGAGTTCATTTGGTACAAGACAAACCCAATATGAAAGGTACTTTTTTGGCGATCCCATTCGATTATCGGGTGATTTATATAAGGCGTATCCAAAAGATGATTATGTAAGAGAAATTTGTAAATTCTTGTGTTTAAAAATTGAGAAGTAA
- a CDS encoding phosphate ABC transporter ATP-binding protein encodes MASSKKAAIQINNVHLSIDEKQILKGISGVFYEGEITTMVGPSGAGKSTLLKLCNGLLSPSLGEIYIQDELITSYNPINLRRLVGIALQSSPMISGTVLHNLSLPMKLQGKKLAEKNAIELLEDVGMEAGFLHTNIKDLSGGQRQKVSIARTLVNQPQILLLDEITSALDRISQKEIEELIIKINKKYGTTIVWITHNLEQALDVGNYSWVMMEGVVVEMGKSNLLHSSENERVQCFVKGEFV; translated from the coding sequence ATGGCATCAAGTAAAAAAGCAGCTATACAAATAAATAATGTTCATTTATCCATTGATGAAAAACAAATATTGAAAGGCATATCAGGTGTTTTCTATGAAGGAGAAATTACGACTATGGTAGGTCCTTCAGGTGCTGGAAAGTCAACTTTGCTTAAATTGTGTAATGGGCTACTCTCCCCTAGCTTGGGGGAAATTTACATTCAGGATGAGTTAATCACAAGCTATAATCCGATAAATTTACGGCGACTTGTAGGTATTGCTCTTCAAAGCTCGCCAATGATTAGTGGCACTGTATTACATAATTTATCACTACCAATGAAACTGCAAGGAAAAAAATTAGCTGAGAAGAATGCGATTGAATTGTTGGAGGATGTCGGCATGGAAGCAGGGTTTTTACATACAAATATCAAAGATTTATCTGGTGGGCAAAGGCAAAAAGTGTCGATTGCCCGCACACTTGTAAATCAACCGCAAATATTATTGCTTGATGAAATTACTTCAGCATTGGATCGTATTTCACAAAAGGAGATTGAGGAACTTATTATTAAAATTAATAAAAAGTATGGCACTACGATTGTTTGGATTACTCATAATTTAGAGCAAGCTTTGGATGTTGGTAATTATTCATGGGTGATGATGGAAGGTGTTGTCGTTGAAATGGGAAAAAGCAATTTGTTACATTCCTCTGAAAATGAAAGGGTACAGTGTTTTGTGAAAGGGGAATTTGTATGA
- the fetB gene encoding iron export ABC transporter permease subunit FetB produces MSITTLLIALIFVFIPLLLSKTFRLGLEKDTIIAVIRSIIQLFAVGYILKFVFDSESIIYILLMIAVMIIAATQNARKKGKAIKGITWKVAVTLVFMEVLTQTILLGLHIIPPTAQYVIPISGMVIGNSMVLSILFLNRFIAEIESHEDETVLILSLGGTPKQAIHTQLINSIKASMIPTIESQKTIGLVQLPGIMSGQIIAGANPVQAVQFQLLILFLLLTSAAVTSIMLGFLSYPSLFNDRMQLLKIR; encoded by the coding sequence ATGAGTATAACGACATTATTGATTGCGCTAATTTTTGTGTTTATTCCACTTTTACTTTCAAAAACCTTTCGTTTAGGGCTTGAAAAAGACACGATTATCGCAGTAATCCGCTCCATAATTCAATTGTTCGCAGTCGGCTATATTCTTAAATTTGTGTTTGACTCAGAAAGCATTATTTATATTTTACTAATGATAGCTGTCATGATTATTGCGGCGACTCAGAATGCTCGTAAGAAGGGAAAAGCGATAAAAGGGATTACGTGGAAGGTGGCCGTTACATTAGTTTTTATGGAAGTATTAACACAGACAATATTGCTAGGATTACATATTATCCCGCCTACTGCCCAATATGTTATTCCGATAAGCGGAATGGTTATTGGAAATTCTATGGTGTTATCTATTTTATTTCTTAATCGATTTATTGCTGAAATAGAATCGCATGAAGATGAAACGGTATTGATTCTTTCTCTAGGGGGTACACCAAAACAAGCAATTCACACCCAACTAATAAATTCGATAAAAGCAAGCATGATTCCAACGATTGAAAGTCAGAAAACAATTGGTCTTGTACAGCTTCCGGGCATCATGAGTGGTCAAATTATCGCGGGAGCAAACCCTGTTCAAGCGGTACAATTTCAATTGCTCATCCTGTTTCTACTTTTAACGTCAGCAGCAGTTACAAGTATAATGTTAGGTTTTCTATCTTATCCAAGCTTATTTAATGACCGCATGCAATTATTAAAAATACGATAA
- a CDS encoding FtsW/RodA/SpoVE family cell cycle protein, with amino-acid sequence MGLSLLPIISLGEIKHLDNEHLLQNKVIFVIIGVAAAISMMLIDYRRLEKYGWMFYGIGVLILLMTSSFANGMIVGQLIFEIGSVRIKSIMALPFLFLAWAPFFNNSKLNIWQLGGLFLFPLYLFLRTPNIPVAFSYTVIVFVMLWWSKIGRKKVIFITVGYACLALIGSSLSWSLLHEYQKERILGFLNPEEYANDAGFLYLRLKELTSSVGWLGTFVKQNSIPVAHTDFVFASLTNYYGYLFAIVLVAILALFIVRMVVISYKIIDDFGKLLVVGGIALYAVPFVYNISMTLGLLPIAGVSLPFISYGLMPTVMNAFIMGVVLSVYRRKDLVLCSKNA; translated from the coding sequence TTACCAATTATTTCGCTAGGTGAAATTAAACATTTAGATAATGAACATCTTCTGCAAAATAAAGTGATTTTCGTAATCATTGGTGTTGCAGCAGCAATTAGTATGATGCTGATTGATTATCGCAGATTAGAAAAATACGGTTGGATGTTTTACGGCATCGGAGTGCTTATTCTGTTAATGACAAGTTCTTTCGCAAATGGAATGATTGTTGGGCAATTAATATTTGAAATTGGCTCTGTCAGGATTAAAAGCATCATGGCCTTACCGTTCCTTTTTCTAGCATGGGCTCCCTTTTTTAATAATAGTAAGCTTAACATTTGGCAACTGGGCGGGTTATTTTTATTCCCACTTTATTTATTTTTACGAACTCCAAACATTCCTGTAGCTTTTTCTTATACAGTGATAGTATTCGTTATGCTTTGGTGGAGCAAGATTGGTAGAAAAAAAGTAATTTTTATAACAGTTGGATATGCTTGTCTAGCTTTGATAGGTAGCTCCCTGTCTTGGTCGCTGCTTCATGAATACCAGAAAGAAAGAATTTTGGGATTTTTGAATCCAGAGGAATATGCAAATGATGCAGGTTTTTTGTATTTACGATTAAAAGAACTTACATCATCTGTAGGCTGGCTTGGAACCTTTGTAAAGCAAAATTCCATTCCAGTAGCACATACTGATTTTGTTTTTGCAAGTTTGACAAATTATTACGGCTATTTATTTGCAATTGTGCTTGTGGCAATTCTTGCACTTTTTATAGTAAGAATGGTGGTTATTTCTTATAAAATTATTGATGATTTTGGAAAATTGCTTGTTGTTGGTGGGATTGCGCTTTATGCCGTTCCATTCGTTTATAATATTAGTATGACGTTAGGCTTGTTGCCAATCGCTGGGGTGTCCTTGCCTTTTATAAGCTACGGTTTGATGCCCACTGTAATGAATGCATTTATTATGGGTGTTGTGCTGAGTGTGTATAGGAGGAAAGATTTGGTGTTATGCAGCAAAAATGCGTAG